The Podarcis muralis chromosome 10, rPodMur119.hap1.1, whole genome shotgun sequence genome includes a region encoding these proteins:
- the ETFBKMT gene encoding electron transfer flavoprotein beta subunit lysine methyltransferase isoform X1 — protein MVFIGWRRLIRLCSRRIFSTRLKQKDGSSCSLWKCYHQKTSGSLLDPEMRLFLEKNTEVISSGNLTPEIRLRLLTPRCRFWHDKAALWPYGDPYWAIYWPGGQGLARYLLDNPEVVREKRVLDLGSGCGATAIAAMMSGASHVVANDIDPVAGAAMLLNCELNNLNPFRVLTDNLIGTEVDNWDLIILGDMFYSEALADSLHQWLKNHIQTHRTKVLIGDPGRPYFVCHKIQKQLLKVSEYDLTKSTQQENNGSTSTVVWHYQP, from the exons ATGGTTTTCATAGGCTGGAGGCGGCTGATACGCTTATGCAGCAGACGCATCTTCAGTACACGTCTAAAGCAAAAGGATGGAAGCAGCTGTTCACTTTGGAAGTGCTACCACCAGAAGACTTCAGGGAGTCTCCTGGATCCAGAGATGAGGCTGTTTTTGGAGAAGAACACAGAAGTCATCAGCAGTGGGAACCTGACACCAGAAATCAGGTTAAGACTTCTGACTCCTCGCTGTCGATTTTGGCATGACAAGGCTGCCTTATGGCCATATGGGGACCCGTACTGGGCAATCTATTGGCCAGGAGGCCAAGGACTAGCCAG ATACCTTCTTGATAACCCCGAGGTTGTCAGAGAGAAGAGAGTCCTCGATCTTGGAAGTGGTTGTGGAGCAACAGCCATAGCAGCCATGATGAGCGGAGCATCGCACGTTGTTGCCAACGACATTGATCCTG TTGCAGGAGCTGCCATGCTGCTGAACTGTGAACTGAACAACCTGAATCCTTTCCGTGTTCTCACAGACAACCTCATTGGTACAGAAGTAGACAACTGGGATCTTATTATCCTAGGGGACATGTTTTACAGTGAAGCTCTTGCAGACAGCCTTCATCAGTGGCTGAAAAACCACATCCAGACTCATAGGACTAAAGTGTTAATTGGAGACCCCGGCAGGCCCTATTTTGTGTGCCACAAAATTCAGAAGCAGCTTCTCAAAGTCAGTGAGTATGACCTCACCAAATCAACGCAGCAGGAGAACAATGGGTCCACCAGTACTGTGGTTTGGCACTACCAGCCTTGA
- the ETFBKMT gene encoding electron transfer flavoprotein beta subunit lysine methyltransferase isoform X2, which translates to MVFIGWRRLIRLCSRRIFSTRLKQKDGSSCSLWKCYHQKTSGSLLDPEMRLFLEKNTEVISSGNLTPEIRYLLDNPEVVREKRVLDLGSGCGATAIAAMMSGASHVVANDIDPVAGAAMLLNCELNNLNPFRVLTDNLIGTEVDNWDLIILGDMFYSEALADSLHQWLKNHIQTHRTKVLIGDPGRPYFVCHKIQKQLLKVSEYDLTKSTQQENNGSTSTVVWHYQP; encoded by the exons ATGGTTTTCATAGGCTGGAGGCGGCTGATACGCTTATGCAGCAGACGCATCTTCAGTACACGTCTAAAGCAAAAGGATGGAAGCAGCTGTTCACTTTGGAAGTGCTACCACCAGAAGACTTCAGGGAGTCTCCTGGATCCAGAGATGAGGCTGTTTTTGGAGAAGAACACAGAAGTCATCAGCAGTGGGAACCTGACACCAGAAATCAG ATACCTTCTTGATAACCCCGAGGTTGTCAGAGAGAAGAGAGTCCTCGATCTTGGAAGTGGTTGTGGAGCAACAGCCATAGCAGCCATGATGAGCGGAGCATCGCACGTTGTTGCCAACGACATTGATCCTG TTGCAGGAGCTGCCATGCTGCTGAACTGTGAACTGAACAACCTGAATCCTTTCCGTGTTCTCACAGACAACCTCATTGGTACAGAAGTAGACAACTGGGATCTTATTATCCTAGGGGACATGTTTTACAGTGAAGCTCTTGCAGACAGCCTTCATCAGTGGCTGAAAAACCACATCCAGACTCATAGGACTAAAGTGTTAATTGGAGACCCCGGCAGGCCCTATTTTGTGTGCCACAAAATTCAGAAGCAGCTTCTCAAAGTCAGTGAGTATGACCTCACCAAATCAACGCAGCAGGAGAACAATGGGTCCACCAGTACTGTGGTTTGGCACTACCAGCCTTGA
- the AMN1 gene encoding protein AMN1 homolog — protein MSYLSESGGAVRSLLDLSLHCLTRNISRYAEDIKPLPPNIKDKLIKSLSVQGWISDSNINTVLHPAVEALDLRDCDVSDNALQQLCNCKQLKKINLNIWKGNRLTVTSEGVAALALSCPYLREVSFKRCSNITDSGVLALALHCPLLQIVNIGGCSSITDTSLQALGQNCQSLHSVDFSSTQVTDDGVIALVSGMCSKNLKEIHMERCVNLTDIAVEAVLTCCPRIYIFLFHGCPLITDRSREALEQLVGPNKFKQVSWTVY, from the exons ATGAGTTACCTCAGCGAAAGCGGCGGGGCCGTTAGGTCCCTCCTCGACTT aaGCCTTCATTGCTTAACGAGGAACATATCCAGATATGCGGAAGATATTAAGCCTTTGCCTCCCAACATCAAAGATAAACTGATCAAATCATTGAGTGTCCAAGGGTGGATAAGTGATTCAAATATTAATACG gtTTTGCACCCTGCAGTAGAGGCACTCGACCTTCGGGACTGTGATGTTTCAGATAATGCCTTGCAACAGCTTTGTAACTGCAAACAACTTAAGAAAATTAACTTGAACATTTGGAAAGGCAACAGACTAACAGTCACTTCGGAAG GGGTTGCAGCACTGGCCTTGTCATGCCCTTATTTACGTGAAGTCTCTTTTAAAAGATGTAGCAACATTACAGATAGTGGAGTCCTTGCCCTTGCCCTCCACTGCCCACTTTTGCAAATAGTTAACATAGGTGGATGTTCCAGCATTACAGATACATCACTGCAAGCTCTTGGACAGAACTGCCAATCTTTACATAGTGTGGATTTTTCATCTACCCAA GTTACTGATGACGGTGTAATAGCACTTGTTAGTGGAATGTGTTCAAAGAATTTAAAG GAAATCCATATGGAACGGTGTGTGAATCTGACTGACATAGCTGTGGAAGCTGTTCTCACTTGTTGTCCAAGGATATACATTTTTCTGTTCCACGGATGCCCACTGATAACAG ATCGTTCTCGAGAAGCCCTGGAACAGCTGGTTGGACCAAATAAGTTTAAGCAGGTTTCATGGACTGTTTATTGA